In Pedobacter heparinus DSM 2366, the following are encoded in one genomic region:
- a CDS encoding carboxypeptidase-like regulatory domain-containing protein translates to MKKKKVLVVIAGLLIFLAASAFIRNVDPFSDLLSKLEDYNKNNQQEKVYLHLDKPYYAIGEDIWFKAYVLNTVTSEPSQISNTLYVDLIDELNSVKKQLIIPLSFGMGWGDFNLKDSLSEGNYRIRAYTRWMENVGSEFFYDKTIKIGRSASAKIANKKDNIKVIPLKSASGQVDVQFFPEGGSLVENIPSRIGVKVVGSDGLGKDISLSIKDQNGVELSSIKTKHRGMGSFILNPLPGQGYVAVATFADGSKKEIPLPTALPDGYVLAVNNSDSTKVSVKIMISGSLLGKGDVKLIAQQNNNVIYSTKASSERQVISTSFPKEKIRSGILRLTLFTPDNRPAAERLIFINNVSDELGLQFEKLPGASKRTAKIAANFKVSYASKPTPGSFSVAVNNISKVGIDEFNESNIFTDLLLSADLAGYIEKPNYYFLSNDEETRNNLDLLMMTQGWRRFVWKDFLADKINPVKYQPEKLLVISGRVTTNSGKPVARGKVTLLSSSSKFFMIDTLTDENGRFAFREMFFGDNTKFAVKAQTEKGKDNVDIKMDERALQLVSKNRNTGDIQVNKNEALSRYLSKSDNYFSELRRLGLLGNSINLETVNIVAEKKKVTESANFNGPGNADYVFTAEQLETKQDLRQALVGRVAGLNFRLNDEGQQIPYLNKAQSSDNLSPMKIILDGMEISTDMIGDIVMNDLESIEVLSSIGLSFVYGTNGGVLILTSKKGRRDSQNISAAPGILPYSPTGYYTARQFYMPKYEPGKTSNPADYRTTIFWKPNVITDKDGNASFEYFNANEPGTYRVVLEGMDAFGNLGRKVFTYAVN, encoded by the coding sequence ATGAAAAAGAAGAAGGTATTGGTCGTTATTGCTGGATTGTTAATTTTTTTGGCTGCATCTGCCTTCATCAGAAATGTGGATCCTTTTTCAGACTTGCTTTCCAAACTGGAAGATTATAATAAAAATAACCAACAGGAAAAAGTATACCTGCACCTTGATAAACCTTATTATGCTATAGGAGAAGATATTTGGTTTAAAGCTTATGTATTGAATACGGTGACTTCAGAACCGTCTCAGATTAGCAATACATTGTATGTTGATCTGATTGATGAGTTAAATTCCGTAAAAAAGCAGTTGATTATACCCCTTTCTTTTGGCATGGGTTGGGGGGATTTTAATTTGAAAGACTCGCTTTCAGAGGGTAATTATAGAATCAGGGCATATACCCGCTGGATGGAAAATGTGGGGTCGGAATTTTTTTATGATAAAACCATTAAGATCGGTAGGTCAGCAAGTGCAAAAATAGCCAATAAAAAAGACAATATTAAAGTAATTCCGCTTAAGTCGGCTTCAGGCCAGGTTGATGTACAGTTTTTTCCTGAAGGAGGCAGTCTTGTTGAAAATATACCTTCCAGAATAGGCGTAAAAGTAGTGGGAAGTGATGGTCTGGGCAAAGATATATCTTTATCAATAAAAGATCAGAATGGGGTTGAACTGAGCAGTATTAAAACTAAGCACAGGGGAATGGGAAGTTTTATTCTAAATCCACTTCCGGGACAAGGTTATGTGGCTGTAGCTACTTTTGCTGATGGCTCCAAAAAAGAAATCCCTTTACCAACAGCATTACCTGATGGTTATGTACTAGCAGTCAATAATTCAGATAGTACAAAAGTTTCGGTTAAAATAATGATTAGTGGCTCTTTACTGGGGAAAGGTGATGTTAAGCTTATTGCACAACAAAATAATAATGTAATCTATTCTACAAAAGCAAGTTCAGAGCGACAGGTAATAAGTACCAGCTTCCCTAAGGAAAAGATCAGATCGGGGATTTTAAGGCTGACTTTATTTACGCCGGATAACAGGCCTGCAGCTGAAAGACTGATTTTTATTAATAATGTTTCGGATGAGCTGGGTCTTCAATTTGAAAAGTTGCCGGGTGCTAGTAAGCGTACAGCCAAAATAGCGGCTAATTTTAAAGTTTCATATGCGAGTAAGCCTACTCCTGGTAGTTTTTCAGTGGCTGTAAATAATATATCAAAGGTTGGTATCGATGAATTTAACGAAAGTAATATTTTTACAGATCTGTTACTTAGTGCTGATCTTGCCGGATATATAGAGAAACCCAATTACTACTTTCTTAGCAATGATGAAGAAACCAGAAATAACTTAGATCTTCTAATGATGACACAAGGTTGGCGGCGTTTTGTCTGGAAAGATTTTTTAGCGGATAAAATCAATCCTGTTAAATATCAGCCGGAGAAACTTTTGGTAATTAGTGGCCGGGTCACTACAAATAGCGGTAAGCCCGTTGCCCGTGGAAAAGTTACTCTGCTTTCTTCTTCCAGTAAGTTTTTTATGATTGATACACTTACAGATGAAAATGGTCGGTTTGCTTTCAGGGAGATGTTTTTTGGCGATAATACTAAGTTTGCTGTAAAAGCACAGACGGAGAAAGGCAAAGACAATGTTGATATTAAAATGGATGAGAGAGCGTTGCAGTTGGTTTCTAAAAATAGAAATACAGGAGATATTCAGGTTAATAAAAATGAAGCCCTATCAAGGTATTTAAGCAAAAGTGATAATTATTTTAGTGAATTGAGACGTTTAGGATTGCTGGGCAATTCTATCAACCTGGAGACAGTTAATATTGTTGCTGAGAAAAAGAAGGTAACAGAATCGGCAAATTTTAACGGACCAGGAAATGCCGATTATGTTTTTACTGCAGAACAGCTTGAAACGAAACAAGATTTGCGTCAGGCATTGGTAGGAAGAGTGGCTGGTCTGAATTTTAGATTAAACGATGAGGGACAACAAATTCCTTACTTGAATAAGGCCCAGTCTTCTGACAATCTTTCTCCTATGAAAATAATCTTAGATGGCATGGAGATCAGCACTGATATGATTGGTGATATTGTGATGAATGATCTGGAGAGTATCGAAGTATTGTCAAGTATAGGATTGTCATTTGTATACGGCACTAATGGTGGTGTGTTAATACTTACTTCTAAAAAAGGCAGACGGGACAGTCAGAATATAAGTGCTGCTCCCGGCATACTTCCTTATAGTCCAACAGGGTATTATACCGCAAGACAATTTTATATGCCTAAATACGAACCGGGTAAAACATCAAATCCTGCAGATTACCGCACTACTATTTTTTGGAAACCCAACGTAATCACTGATAAAGATGGGAATGCAAGCTTTGAATACTTTAATGCAAATGAGCCCGGAACTTACAGAGTGGTACTGGAAGGTATGGACGCTTTTGGAAACCTGGGCAGGAAAGTATTTACTTATGCTGTAAACTAA
- a CDS encoding glutamate racemase, translated as MKFNRNFLCCISAVLVFSTTESRAQNTKPEAIENAILKDKKNFYYIDFKKYNAADPSLPIGVFDSGTGGLTILNTLVQFDQHNNATKFAGKDNIPDFAKEKFIYLADQANMPYGNYYSEKKNDLLVEHIIKDAQFLLSDKYYLNNTTKNYSSDKQKVKAIVIACNTATAYGKEYIEDFIKTTGINLKVIGVIDAGAQGTLDVFKKDENGSIGVFATVGTIASKGYENTILALKDKLGYKGNLQVYNQGGYGLAEAVDEEPDFINRKAIAPTANYRGPKLDSGAYKIERTLLDVYNFDFSNHKMLCDSKSDECGNMQLNAADNYARYHLVSLMEKIRNTKGAQPLKALVLGCTHYPFLISDIRKILSDLYNFQKNGNFIYRTFMNKDIQIIDPAINVATELYTYLNKQHLFNPAGNMNASEFFISIPNADNKTVITDKEGRFTYNYKYGRNAGEIQEYVKVVPFSRNNIPAETLDRIKTVIPSTYELIKKFHTDNSKLLTLPEAEKIKP; from the coding sequence ATGAAGTTTAACAGAAATTTTCTATGCTGTATATCCGCAGTACTTGTGTTCAGTACAACCGAATCGCGTGCTCAAAATACAAAACCTGAAGCCATTGAAAATGCGATATTAAAAGACAAAAAGAATTTCTATTATATTGATTTTAAAAAATATAATGCGGCAGACCCAAGCCTTCCTATCGGAGTTTTTGATTCTGGCACAGGTGGTTTAACTATATTAAACACATTGGTTCAGTTTGACCAACACAACAACGCAACAAAATTTGCGGGGAAGGACAATATCCCCGATTTTGCAAAAGAAAAGTTTATTTATCTTGCTGACCAGGCCAATATGCCTTATGGCAATTACTATAGTGAAAAGAAAAATGATCTTTTAGTTGAACATATCATCAAAGATGCACAGTTTCTTTTATCTGATAAATACTATTTAAATAACACTACTAAAAACTACAGTTCAGACAAACAAAAAGTAAAAGCCATCGTTATTGCCTGTAACACTGCTACTGCTTATGGAAAGGAATATATTGAAGATTTCATAAAAACTACTGGCATTAATTTAAAGGTGATCGGTGTAATTGATGCCGGTGCACAAGGAACGCTTGATGTTTTCAAAAAGGATGAAAACGGTTCAATTGGTGTTTTTGCTACAGTTGGCACCATTGCCTCAAAAGGTTACGAAAATACAATTCTTGCCCTCAAAGATAAACTTGGGTATAAAGGAAATCTACAGGTATACAATCAGGGTGGTTACGGTCTTGCAGAGGCTGTAGATGAGGAACCTGACTTTATTAACCGCAAGGCCATCGCGCCAACCGCAAATTACCGCGGCCCAAAACTTGATAGTGGAGCTTATAAAATAGAAAGAACCTTACTCGATGTTTACAATTTTGATTTTAGTAACCATAAAATGTTATGCGATAGCAAAAGTGATGAATGCGGAAACATGCAGTTAAATGCTGCCGACAATTATGCCCGGTACCACCTGGTTTCTCTGATGGAGAAAATAAGGAACACTAAAGGTGCACAACCACTTAAAGCCCTTGTACTTGGCTGTACCCATTATCCTTTTTTAATCAGCGACATCCGAAAAATCCTTTCTGATCTTTACAACTTCCAGAAGAATGGTAATTTTATCTATCGCACGTTCATGAATAAGGACATACAGATCATTGATCCAGCGATAAATGTAGCCACGGAACTTTATACTTACTTAAACAAACAGCATCTTTTTAATCCTGCAGGAAATATGAATGCCAGTGAGTTCTTTATCAGTATACCCAATGCTGACAATAAAACCGTAATTACAGACAAAGAGGGCAGATTTACGTATAACTACAAATATGGAAGAAATGCAGGTGAAATACAGGAATATGTAAAAGTAGTGCCCTTCAGCAGAAATAATATTCCTGCCGAAACACTCGACCGCATCAAAACGGTGATCCCTTCAACTTATGAGTTGATAAAAAAGTTTCATACTGATAATTCGAAACTGCTTACTTTACCTGAAGCAGAAAAAATAAAACCGTAA
- a CDS encoding M14 family zinc carboxypeptidase gives MMKHFFWSKIFLTLLLLCLIQTGFSQDLSFLWDQYGIYREPALKDRFFKHSDLVPLFQKLEKSGLFKIEIAGGSAQGRSVYHLTAGRGKIKVLLWSQMHGDETTATRALFDFFNFLKANDKNDELRNKLLDQLELHFVPMLNPDGAEMFKRRNALDIDINRDARMLVSPEARILMDIAKKIKPDFGFNLHDQSTLYSAGRSKNTATISFLDPAFNYAKDMDDVRKKARQVILLMNNVLQKLMPDKVAKYNDDYDPRCFGDTFQGMGIATILIESGGYPGDPEKEYIRKLNFYALLSALNSIADQSYLKEDVVQYEKIPENNRSLYNVLIRNVKITKQGSVFLTNLGINHTQVKDSDYRGVSYQGSIDELGDVERVYGYDEADAGDLNYTPGKLKILTKKEWENLNAESEVQLIREGYLFIKWSDAKSPAGPVKNRLLNLTNSTSVSGQVGLNQAANFLLTKQDKPVFAIINGFLLKLDQPAKVLHNTFGY, from the coding sequence ATGATGAAGCATTTTTTTTGGTCTAAGATATTTTTAACCCTGTTGCTGCTGTGTTTAATACAAACTGGTTTTAGTCAGGATCTGTCTTTTTTGTGGGACCAATATGGTATTTACAGGGAGCCAGCCTTGAAAGACCGTTTTTTTAAACATAGTGATCTTGTTCCTTTGTTTCAAAAACTGGAAAAATCGGGTCTTTTTAAAATCGAAATTGCAGGCGGTTCTGCACAGGGACGCAGTGTCTATCACCTAACAGCTGGAAGGGGAAAGATAAAGGTATTGCTGTGGTCGCAAATGCATGGTGATGAAACCACAGCCACAAGAGCATTATTTGACTTTTTTAATTTTTTAAAGGCCAATGATAAGAATGATGAGCTGAGAAATAAACTGCTTGATCAGCTTGAACTTCATTTTGTGCCTATGCTGAACCCGGATGGAGCTGAAATGTTTAAAAGAAGGAATGCGTTGGATATTGATATCAACAGGGATGCAAGAATGTTGGTTAGTCCGGAGGCAAGGATATTAATGGACATAGCCAAAAAAATTAAACCTGATTTTGGGTTTAACCTGCATGATCAGAGTACACTGTATTCGGCTGGACGTAGTAAAAATACGGCAACAATTTCTTTTCTGGATCCTGCCTTTAATTATGCAAAAGATATGGATGACGTACGTAAAAAAGCCAGGCAGGTAATTTTACTGATGAATAACGTGCTGCAAAAGCTTATGCCTGATAAAGTTGCAAAGTACAATGATGATTATGATCCAAGATGTTTTGGTGATACTTTTCAAGGGATGGGTATTGCAACTATCCTGATCGAATCGGGTGGTTATCCTGGAGACCCTGAAAAAGAATACATCCGTAAACTGAATTTTTATGCTCTTTTAAGTGCGCTGAACTCCATAGCTGATCAGTCTTATCTGAAAGAAGATGTTGTACAATATGAAAAGATTCCGGAAAACAACAGGTCTTTATACAACGTGCTGATCCGAAATGTAAAAATAACCAAACAGGGTAGTGTCTTTTTAACCAATTTGGGTATAAACCATACGCAGGTTAAGGACAGTGATTACAGGGGAGTTAGTTACCAGGGAAGTATTGATGAACTGGGCGATGTAGAAAGGGTATATGGTTATGATGAGGCAGATGCCGGAGATTTGAATTATACGCCTGGTAAATTGAAAATACTGACAAAAAAAGAGTGGGAGAATTTAAACGCTGAATCTGAAGTTCAACTGATAAGGGAAGGTTATTTGTTTATAAAATGGTCGGATGCAAAGTCGCCCGCAGGTCCGGTAAAAAACAGGTTGCTGAATCTGACGAATAGTACTAGCGTGTCTGGACAGGTTGGTTTAAATCAAGCAGCTAACTTTCTGCTTACCAAACAGGATAAGCCGGTTTTTGCAATTATTAATGGTTTTTTACTGAAGTTGGACCAGCCGGCAAAAGTATTACACAATACCTTTGGATATTGA
- a CDS encoding GntP family permease: MPPETSFIYLLICLLAGISIIVLLTTKFKVPAAFALIIGCFLVGLGAHLSLTDVVNIMKEGFGNIIKSLGLIILLGTTLGILLEYTGSTSVMANYILKKLGEKRTVWGISITGFIVGLPIFCDSGYIVLSGLNKTLAKRAGISIVIMSVSLATGLYSVHCMVPPHPGSAAAAGIIGADIGKLILIGSLVAIPAMMVGNIWARYAGKNLPLPVVEEETPTDVRLHQPSVIQSFLPIVVPIVLIALKSFVTIEATPDKAWMTAILSFGDPVIALIIGILLTFFCKKSWKRAELGHLLQDSAEKAGGILVIIGAGGAFGAILAAIKIGTHLSESLALDSMGLFFPFLLTFVLKTAQGSSTVAIITAASIVLPLLQVLGLDTETGKLLCVLAMGAGSMMISHANDAYFWVIAKFSGLDMKTMLRVYSVATVLMGLTSFAMVYILSKFL, translated from the coding sequence ATGCCACCAGAAACTTCTTTTATATATCTGCTGATCTGCCTGCTTGCCGGCATATCCATCATTGTATTGCTGACTACAAAATTTAAAGTACCGGCAGCATTTGCGTTAATAATAGGCTGCTTTCTTGTTGGCTTAGGCGCACACTTATCCTTAACAGATGTGGTAAATATCATGAAGGAAGGTTTTGGCAACATTATCAAATCACTCGGACTGATTATATTGTTGGGGACAACTTTAGGGATATTACTGGAATATACAGGCAGCACATCAGTTATGGCCAACTACATCTTAAAAAAACTTGGCGAAAAACGAACAGTATGGGGCATCAGCATTACAGGGTTTATTGTAGGCTTACCTATTTTTTGCGACTCTGGTTATATCGTATTGAGTGGTTTAAATAAGACATTGGCAAAACGCGCCGGCATATCCATTGTAATTATGTCAGTATCCCTGGCAACAGGCCTGTATTCTGTTCATTGTATGGTTCCACCCCATCCCGGAAGTGCCGCCGCCGCAGGTATAATTGGAGCAGATATTGGCAAATTGATATTGATTGGCAGCCTTGTAGCCATACCGGCTATGATGGTCGGAAATATATGGGCCCGGTATGCAGGTAAAAATCTCCCTCTACCTGTAGTTGAAGAAGAAACTCCAACGGATGTACGGTTGCATCAGCCATCTGTTATCCAGTCGTTCCTGCCTATTGTAGTTCCTATAGTCCTTATTGCCCTAAAATCTTTCGTTACTATAGAAGCCACCCCGGATAAAGCTTGGATGACCGCGATCCTTTCTTTTGGCGATCCTGTAATTGCCTTAATCATTGGCATTTTACTTACTTTCTTCTGCAAAAAATCGTGGAAAAGAGCAGAACTTGGCCACCTTTTACAGGATTCGGCCGAAAAAGCAGGTGGAATCCTGGTTATTATTGGTGCCGGCGGTGCATTTGGAGCCATACTTGCCGCCATCAAGATCGGCACCCACTTAAGCGAATCGCTAGCGTTGGATAGCATGGGGCTGTTCTTCCCATTTCTGCTCACTTTCGTCTTAAAAACAGCCCAGGGCTCATCAACAGTAGCCATTATCACTGCCGCTTCTATTGTCCTTCCCCTGCTGCAGGTATTAGGGTTGGATACTGAAACCGGCAAACTGCTCTGCGTACTGGCCATGGGTGCCGGATCTATGATGATCTCTCATGCCAATGATGCCTATTTCTGGGTTATTGCAAAGTTCTCCGGCTTAGACATGAAAACAATGCTCAGGGTTTATTCAGTGGCTACCGTCCTGATGGGGCTTACTTCATTTGCCATGGTTTATATTTTATCGAAGTTCTTATAA
- a CDS encoding glycerate kinase encodes MMHILIAPNAFKNSLTATDAAITIQNGLHLSNLNCTTSCFPIADGGDGTASLIIEKCGGKRIEVTVHDALGREITSSFGLIDDEQTAVIEMAEASGLKQLKTAELNPMRASSSGTGELIKAALDKGANKIIIAMGGSATVDGGCGILNALGFTFLDQNGNRLNPVPEELINIKRIDVSRADPRAIACEIVILCDVDNPLLGSNGAAAVFGPQKGANEATIAQLDQFLSSLAKIADEQFKRPIASLTYSGTAGGAAAGLYAFLKAKLVNGIEYFLTLTNFDKELKKADLLITGEGSIDLQTLQGKGPFGVAKKAFESHIPVIGLAGKVPLEPGAELLKYFNVLMAIGNEPADLTEAMKNTSKNLERTATNIGTLLTSK; translated from the coding sequence ATGATGCATATCCTGATTGCCCCAAATGCCTTCAAGAATAGTCTTACTGCCACAGATGCAGCAATAACTATCCAGAATGGATTACATTTAAGTAACCTTAACTGCACTACTTCCTGCTTTCCCATTGCAGATGGTGGGGATGGCACCGCCAGCCTGATCATTGAAAAGTGCGGAGGAAAGCGTATTGAAGTTACCGTACATGATGCGCTGGGAAGAGAAATCACTTCTTCATTTGGCTTAATAGATGATGAGCAGACGGCAGTGATCGAAATGGCAGAAGCCTCAGGTCTCAAACAGTTAAAAACAGCAGAATTAAATCCAATGAGGGCATCTTCCTCCGGCACTGGCGAATTGATTAAAGCTGCATTGGACAAAGGCGCAAATAAAATCATTATCGCCATGGGTGGCTCTGCAACTGTTGATGGCGGCTGTGGTATTTTGAATGCATTGGGGTTTACTTTTTTAGATCAGAATGGGAATCGCTTAAATCCTGTTCCTGAAGAGCTGATAAATATTAAACGTATAGATGTTTCCAGGGCCGATCCCAGGGCCATTGCTTGTGAAATTGTTATTCTTTGCGATGTTGACAATCCATTGTTGGGCAGCAATGGTGCCGCCGCCGTATTTGGTCCACAAAAGGGCGCCAATGAAGCAACAATAGCCCAGCTTGATCAGTTTCTGTCCAGCTTGGCCAAAATAGCAGATGAACAATTTAAAAGGCCTATAGCCAGCCTCACCTATAGCGGTACTGCCGGAGGCGCAGCAGCGGGGCTGTATGCCTTTTTAAAAGCGAAACTGGTAAATGGCATTGAATATTTCTTAACCTTAACCAATTTTGACAAGGAATTAAAAAAGGCCGACCTGCTGATTACCGGCGAGGGGAGCATAGACCTACAAACCCTTCAGGGAAAAGGCCCATTTGGTGTAGCAAAAAAAGCTTTTGAAAGTCATATTCCCGTTATTGGCCTTGCAGGAAAAGTCCCCCTTGAACCTGGAGCAGAATTGCTAAAGTATTTTAATGTATTAATGGCAATAGGAAATGAACCTGCTGACCTGACTGAAGCTATGAAGAACACCAGTAAAAACCTGGAACGGACGGCAACCAATATTGGTACATTACTGACATCAAAATAA